AACCGTTTGAACCCATCTTTTTTGAGTTCTAGTTCCATTGGTGATAAGATTTGGCAAAAATCATGTGCTATAATCGAGAGAGTCAGAGCAAACTTAAATCCTCCATTATACTCCATGAtttttgctgttgttgtggCGGCGATTGGCCCATTACAGAGGGAGCTGTTCATGGAAGATGGgtttatcaataatacATTTGCTGAGGCTGTTACGCAACTGGGTTCTGTTTCCATTCCGTTGATCCTAGTTGTCCTTGGTTCTAACTTATATCCTTCTGCGGAAGTTTTCCCAAAGACAGTTCACCATAACAAGTTGTTGATCGGTTCCATCATTGGAAGAATGATTTTACCTTCTTGCTTCCTTCTGCCCATTATAGCTATTGCTGTTAAGTACATAAACGTGAGTATTTTGGATGATCCAATCTTCCTTGTTGTTGGATTTCTTTTGACTGTTTCCCCTCCTGCAATTCAATTAACTCAAATCACTCAACTGAATGAATTCTTCGAAGCAGAAATGGCTGACATTCTATTTTGGGGGTACGCCGTCTTGAGTTTGCCCGTAAGTATTATTGTTGTCTCAGGTGCAATCTACGTTTTACAGTGGGCTAATCCAACTTAATACAACTTTTCATTCCTTTGTATAGAGTTTTCGTGAATGAAAGTCaaattaatattttttttcagcatagttacatattctttttttatcccAAGACTTATTTTCTCATTATAGTGTACTTAGTTTTGCATGAAATTTTAGACATATATATCTACAGCCTTACCTGAAAATCGCCTGTTTGGGTCTTATACTTTGCACCCTTGTACAGTTTTGTGTTTTTGCCAATTGTTAATCCAGATATGATATCGATGGCCTCTACATAGATTCCACTTGCTGATTGTCCCAAATACGAATATTCTAGTGAGACTGTCTGTAAATCAATATTTCTTGTGTCATTTGGTCCAGCACTTTCATATTCAATGCAGCCACGTAGTACAGGTACCGTTCCTGTAGCAGttgatttatcaaaaatccATTGCCCTTGCCCCATAATGATGCTATTTTCAAAACGGCCATGCGTATTGCGCAAAATTTTGATCTTATATGCTACTTCACTTGGATCAGCATTCTCAACATTGAACTGTAAATCCAATTTTAGGTCATCAATCTGTGgaacttttttgaaattttcaatatttaaTGAGAGCTCAAATTCATCGGAATCTTTGCCCAGTCCATTTTGGAAGTGTAACGACATCAAGCCAATAGAATTCATCCTTACTCCGGATTGCTTTACTTGAGAATTCAAGTCGACGGAATACTCTAATAGTCTGAACTTCCCATCTGGTGGTATAAATGCTATATTGGAGGGAGAAAACACACCATCATTGATTTCAACACACTCATGCAAACTGGGTATACCTATATCATTCCCCATTGTGTTTAACTTTACTGAAACTAGGGGATTGTCATTCAAATAAGATCTTACGTCCACTGTTCCATGAATATTTCCAGTGATCAACCTTAGATgagattttttcttttcaaaaacaacatGGAACCTCTCTAACAAATCCACATAAAGCTCATTATTCTCATGTTTGCTAGCCCTTGAGGTTCTCCAGGGAACaatctcttcattttcgaCTAGTGAAATACTACCACGAGAAATCTGATTTTGTTGTAACTGCTGTTGTCTTTGTTGTGGGAGTTGCACAGCCTGCTGTAAATTATGGGCCGTAGAACTTATGAACTTCGATAAATCCGATCTTTCAGGAACAGcttctttgattttattaACGTAGAGCATATCACTGACGTTCGGTTCACCGGCTTCGATGCAACAATTAAAGATCAAACTGATTCTATCATAATTATTAACAAGCTTCTTGATGCTCAATTGATCCTTGTCAAAATACTCTAACAGGATACGATCTATAGTCTCCAAAAAGGTAAAACAATCAAGTGGCCCTTTTGATTTGGAAGTGGAGGCTAAGCACCAATAATTGAGCTTATTTGTGACcgaaaaatatttatagaCCTCTAGATCTCTCCCAACCATTGCATGATCTAAATAATTATCACTACTGCTAT
The nucleotide sequence above comes from Saccharomyces paradoxus chromosome II, complete sequence. Encoded proteins:
- the APM3 gene encoding Apm3p (Mu3-like subunit of the clathrin associated protein complex (AP-3)~similar to YBR288C) → MYLSFYITDIKNKLVFQYLLGATAPSFKHLWTRVQSTCPQLLEDSSSDNYLDHAMVGRDLEVYKYFSVTNKLNYWCLASTSKSKGPLDCFTFLETIDRILLEYFDKDQLSIKKLVNNYDRISLIFNCCIEAGEPNVSDMLYVNKIKEAVPERSDLSKFISSTAHNLQQAVQLPQQRQQQLQQNQISRGSISLVENEEIVPWRTSRASKHENNELYVDLLERFHVVFEKKKSHLRLITGNIHGTVDVRSYLNDNPLVSVKLNTMGNDIGIPSLHECVEINDGVFSPSNIAFIPPDGKFRLLEYSVDLNSQVKQSGVRMNSIGLMSLHFQNGLGKDSDEFELSLNIENFKKVPQIDDLKLDLQFNVENADPSEVAYKIKILRNTHGRFENSIIMGQGQWIFDKSTATGTVPVLRGCIEYESAGPNDTRNIDLQTVSLEYSYLGQSASGIYVEAIDIISGLTIGKNTKLYKGAKYKTQTGDFQVRL